GGAGGTATGTGGCATGCCCAGGGTCACAGCTAGgactggggtttgaacccaggccctCTGAATCACAGGTCCTTGCTCCTAATCATGACCCTAATCCTCATGCTTGACAAATGTGGGAGGAACTGAATTCTGTGTgtacacacaaaagaaagaaaggaaaaggaagaagagggcGCTAAAGTGCGTGTACCTTTTCGTCTTGACTCCACCCtggtccccagtgcctggcatgtccATCCTCTTAGTCGGTGTTTGCTGGATTGGCTCATATGGAACATGAGATTGTGTCTGTGTGAGAATGAGCAAGAAAGAGCAGGATGTGACTACCGTGTTCCTCTGTTTACGGAAAGGGGTCCGGAAAGGAGGTACAGCCACATCACCTTTAATCTTTCCCAAAGGCCTTCCTGCTGTGAGCCATGCCTTCTCCACTAGAGTCTGGGTTTCTCCCGTCCTTGGGGCCAGGGCCATCCTGGCTTGGATTCGGGAGTGGGGAAGAAGGAATGCCGTGCCTGGCTTCTAGCATTTCTCCAGGAGGAGTTTTCCCCACaaccccagctccccagctcccagggTCAGCCCATCCCTCTGAAAGCTTTGCAACGGTGTCCCTGAGACCCACTTGCCGGTGTTTCTGCTCAAACGTTTGCTGCAACGTATGTTGAAGCATTTGGGCTTCGGTTTTCGGTTCAGAGTATGCCAATGTTTTCATTTGGAAGAGGAAGTGTTTCTGTTAATGTGCTGAAGAGATAAAATAAGACACTCTTCACCAAGTTACACTGTCTGAAAGTCAAGCGCTtggcctgggggcagggatgCATCCTGGGATCCCTTAAACAGGGCCTGGCAGCAGAGCAGGCAAGgctgatgtttgttgaatgactgaatgagcaAAAAAGCAAAGGGCCTAGAACTAGGCATGGTATATGATCAATACTCAGTATCGGCTTTGAACGGATCCCAGAGGTTCTACCTTCAAAAGGTGTTCTCGGTATGCTCGTGTTCCTCATCTTCACTAACCTTTGCTCATCCAAGCCCCTGTCACCTCTGGCCTGAGCAAGTGAACAGCTCCTCATGACCTCCCTGCTCCACATTCGCCCCTCCAGCCCATTCTGCCCACAACCGCCAAAGTCAATTTGCAAAATGTGCAGTGGGATTGAGTCACTCCCTGCCTGGAACCTTCTGCGGGCTTCCCATGGCTCACGGCTGTGGCCTCCAGGTCCTGCATGGCCGGGCCCCCCAACCCCACTGACATGTCCTCGGGCCTCTttccagccacgctggcctccttTGAGGGGCTGGAAGAAGCATCTCTCCCACTCCAGGGCCTTGGCATGAGAGGTTCCCCCTGCCCAGACTGCTTTTCTCCAGATCTTCATGTCTGGCCTTCTACTAATTCAGGGCTCAGCTCCAATGTGTGgtctcctcagagaggccttctctaaCCCCCCCCCCAACTGAAGCAGCCAGCCCATCTGTGTTCTCCTGTTTCACTCACTCGACAGACATTTATGAAGCATCCACGAGATGCCACGTGCTGTTCTGGGTGCGGAGGAAACAGCAGTGAACACACCAGAGGACGTCCACGTCCTTCTCCCATGTCCTTCTCCCGTGTTTTCGTAGCtcttaaaaaaatctgattatcTTATTTGGGAACCTGCTTGTTTTTCTCACCAAGTGCCAGGAGGGCTGGGGCCGggtctgtcttattcactgtGTTCACACACCAGGCACAGCAGGTACTCAGTGAACATTTGCTCAGTAAAAGAATGGATcaattgatggatggatggatggatagatggatggatggagagaaggcagacaggCAAACTGAGTAGGTACGCAGAGCAGCTGACACACTCCACCGGGCACTAGGCTCTTGCTGAGGTCTAGCTGAGCTCAAATGATGCTTTCTTCACAGAAATCTCACTATCAACCCTCCAGGGGCGCCCCTGGGCCCAGCACGACTGCCAGTGGATGCTGCCCCACCCTGCCTCACACTCTGACTATGGTCATCCTGGCTGACACGGGCAACAGAGGAGAGGAGTTAACTCAGCCCGCTTGGGGTGAGGAGCATCAGTGTCTGTTTCCAAAAGGAGCCCTTGCCCACCTCCTCAGTATCCCCCCTCCGTTGCCATTGCCACTCCAGCACCGTCCAGCTGAGGGGCTCCAGCCAAGGAGTTCCTGCATGCCCCGTGAACCCTCAGCAGACCCGACagcctgcctgtctctctctctcatctagtTCAGCTGCCTTTCTTCCTGGCTGTATGCCTTTGGCCTTTCTCCTTCCTAGACCTTTATTTCCTTCCCACTAACACACAAGGTGAGGCCAGACACGCAGCGTCCTGGTCGCAGCCCCGAGGCCCGACTTTAACACCTCAGTGCAAGGATCTTGTATTCCCTTCTACTGGCCCAAGAATCCCAAGGCCTTGCAAACACTGCAGGCGAGGCCAGTCCCAGCTCCAACCCCCAGCTCGCCGGGTCTGCGAAGGCAGCCTGCAAACCGGCAGCCCCTGCAGATTTGAGCTGCAGAACTGCCGAGCTGGGGCAGCCTGCAAACCGGCAGCCCCTGCAGATTTGAGCTGCAGAACTGCCGAGCTGAGGCAACCTGAAACCTGACTCTCAGACAGCGGCAAATCCAAGGCCCAAAGGAAGTACAGGGTTCTTTGCCGAAGGAGGTTTGTCCTCTCACAGTCTCGGCCGAGAACCCTtgcccccaggccccacccagtcCCCCAAGGGGCCACAGCACAAGGTGATCAGTGCTTGCCTCCCTACCTCTTCTGAGACTCCAAGTCTTCATCCTTCCGGGACTAGAGAGAATCCCCAAAAAGCCAAGGTCaccatcaagccaggctgaggacaGGGGGAGGAACTGACAGCTCTGCCTCAAATGGATTTTGGACACAAAGGCTCTTTCCAGAAGCTGTGGCAGTAGGTACCACGGCTACCCCCAACACCACTTaggccctgcctcccttcccctcttcaaCAGCCGTCACCTTCCCCGGGGGAAGCTTTCCAGCCCTAACCAAGGGACTAAGAGAGGTCTGGCCATTTCTAGTATTGAAATACACCTGGAGAAGGCGGACGGAGGAATCAgaagcctgggggaggggtgtgcGTCCGGCCTGGGGAGGCCTCCCTCTTCCCAGCCGGCGCCCCAACCCGCCCTCATCCCGCGCAGAGAGGGCACTCACAGGCCTGGGAGACTGGAGAGGGCCTCGTCCTGGGGGTTCCATCCCTGGCCAGACGGTGCCTCCAACCAGCAGCGGAGGCATGATCTGGGTGTCCGTTCCGGATGGAGGGTTGCGGGTCGTGGCGGGGGATGGGGGGCCGGCAGCCAAGCCTACTCCAAGTAACCATCGAAGACGTCGAGCTCCGAGTCGGCATCGTAGAGGCCCGAGCCGGGGTCAGACAGCACGCCGAGGTCCACGAGCGCCTGGTCCATGTCCTCAGGCAGGAAGACGAGGCCCACGTTGAGGACGATGTACTCCATGAGGAAGGCGTAGTATAGGATCAGCACGTTGACGAAGAACAGGCCCACGAAGAACATAGAgggcagcagcggcggcggcacGTAGGGGACCAGGGGGCCCAGCGCGTCCAGGTGGGCCGCGACCCGGGCGCCGGGCATGCAGGGGCCGGCGAGGGCGGCGGCGGCCCGGCGATCCCAGCGAGCTCAGCCGCTGCGGCGCCCGGACGGCCGGCGAGGGGGCAGCTCAGCCATCCAGGGGCGCCCCTGGCTCGACCGAGGCTGCGCCGGGCCCCGGCGATGGCCCCCGGGGATGGGCGGCGGCCCCTGCGGACGCGTCTCGCCCCCGAAACGCGCCTGGCGGGGTCACCGCTCCCCAAGATGCGCCCGCACGGCCCTCTCGATCCGTCCGGCGGCCAGGCGGGTCCCCTGACGCCGCTGGCGGCTGCCCAGCTCCTCCGATGCGCCCCGCTCGCGCTCACGGGCCCTTCCGGCGCCGGAGGGGACCCCACGGCGGCTCAGCATCGAGGGCCAGTGCCGGCCGCGGTCCGCCCAGCCCGGCCCGGCCGCTCCTCGAGACCCCTCCGCGCCCCCGCAGGCGCAGCGCCCATGGCTGCGGCCGCCGCGTCGCCCTCCTGGTCGCGCTCCGAGCCCCGCCTCCAGAGCGGCCGCGCGCCCATTGGCCCCCCGCGCCCTGCCCGCGCCCATTGGCCCGCTCAGCGCCCGCGCTCATTGGCCCGAGCCGTCCGGGGGCGGGTACCGCTTCGCTCCGCCCCTCGGGGCGCGGGGCTCGGAGATGCTTCCCGGGTTCCGGACTCCCGCCGGGTCCCAGATCCGGTTCGCTCTGCGCCGACCCAGGCCGTAGGGGGCGGGGAAAGAGACAGAACGCGACTCAAACCTACACTTATCCTGAGGCCGCAAGAGCTGAAGGAGACCGCAAGCTGCCTCTGCACCTTGCTGGACTTGAGTATGGCGCCACGCCTCTTTGGGACTCAGTTTACCGGTTGAAAAAGGAGGCGGGGTAGGAGAGGGGTGGTGGGCTTCAAGAGTGAAAATCTTGGACTTTGCCGTAGTGCCAGTTTTTCATGGTGGGGATGATCAATCAGTGCCCCCTTCGTCTCCAAATTCTAGCTGGTGGGGGTTCTGGATTTATGGAGTTCACGGACACCCGAGTAAAGAGATTCCTAGGCAGGTCAGACCTTCGACCAGTAGGGctacttcttgtttctttttactttgtaaaccacatttaaaacaacaacaatgcaCATGGTTAAACCTTCAACCGAGAAGTGCACAGAAAAATGAGTCTGGCTTGCGCTCACTGATTCCCCTCCTCATGGGCAGCCCTGTACAACCTTCAGGAGACCGATCTTGCCCGAAGCGCCTTCCAAAGCGGTTCAACAAACTTTTAAATCTCAGGCCACACTGGGCTGGGTGCTTTGCAAGCGTAGCTTAATTGGAGCCAGTTAAAGCAGTGTAGTATGTTCCTCCTtttgacagaggagaaaaccgAGGCCCGGAGAAACGGAGGGACCCTGGCAGCCTGCCTGCGTTTGGAGCCCAGAACCTGCCCTTTTTACTCCATGACTGTCTCTTGCCCCTTTAGATGAATTACTGAGCAAACCATTAACCCCCGCAGTGGTCTATTCTCCAACTGCAGAAGGTGAAACAaaccttcatttattcattcactctgcCAATATTTCTTGAATACCTGTTAGGCGCCAAGCGTTATGCTAGGCATTGGGGAGAACATTGGCCCTTAGCCCAATTCTGTCCTGAGCACAGTAAATGGGACACACTAGGCCTTAGATACCTATAAGGTATaggagtgaacgaatgaatgaatgaaaggtgAATAGGGCAGTCTTGCCTCCACAGAGTTTCCCGCTCCTAATCCAGGAGACAAGTTTAGGTACGTCTTCTTGGCTCATGTAGAGAAGCTGAgtatttcaattttgttttttttatgtgGTTGTTTTGGAAATGGCATGTTTTGGGTGAAGACCAGAGAAACCCTCTTAAAGTACAGGACGTTCAGTTTTGGTACACTTTTGCTTGAAGCcctttccatatatattttttaattgaaatggaaaaagaaaaaggttgtgAGGACAAACAAGACTGTTACCGATTCGATGCGCTTTAATTTATTGGCGGATAAAAAGAGGGgtgcctgggtttgaaccctgattctgtcacttactaactgcatggccttgggcaagtcaaccCCTCTGTGATTCAGTTTCCTGaaggtaaaatggggataataacagtacccaactcatagggttgttgggagaattaagtAACTCAATATACAGAATGCGCTTAGGACAGTGGTACATAGTATACGCTATGCAACAGTTACTCTTATTCTTATCATAAAGCTAATAATTGTTAATATTGCTGTTACTTTTATTTACCCATCTTCGCTGCTGCCCTCCTCAGGGCTCCGCCCCTAAGTTTCCCATTCCCGCCCACCCGGACGATACTGCGGACTCTCCTCCTCTGGTTCCGCCTCCTTTTGGAGCCCGCAGGCCCGCCGTTGCGTGTGGCACGCCGGGCCTTGTAGTTCGTTCGCAGAGTCCTGTCGGCGGGGACCTCGCCAGCGAACTGCATTTCCCAGTGTTCCCCTTGGCGGCGGCCGTAAAGCGCGGCGGTCGAACGGCCGGTTCCGGCTGAATGTCAGTGCGGGGCTGTGGGCTAGGGAGGAAGGTGGTTGGCGGTCCCTCCATCACCTCCGCCGTTGCCTCCTCCGCTGCTTCTGCCGCCGGTGGCGCCGGGCCGCTCGGCCGCTTGGGCATGAGACCGTGAGGCGAGCGACGGGCGGGGGCCGCCGACATGTTTGGCCGCTCGCGGAGCTGGGTGGGCGGGGGCCATGGCAAGTCTTCCCGCAACATCCACTCTTTGGACCACCTCAAGTGAGTGTGTTGGGGGCAGAGGGGGGAGGCCGCGGGGCTGGACGTGGGGATGGGGGCGCATAGTCCCGGGCCGGGGGCGCTGGGAGGCGTGAGAGCGGAGGTGGAGGGCGGAGAGCCGCCTGGGAAAAGCTGTGCGGTGGTTAAGAGcgagggctctggagtcagggcGCCTGGGTTCGAACCTTGACCCGGTCGCtcctcgctgtgtgaccttgggcaacttgctTAGCTTCTCAGAGTTTTCCtatccccatctgtaaagtaagGGGATGAGATTTCAGTTTAAGGACACAGACTTCTTTCTTGCCGGGGGCAGACGGTGGGCATCAGGGTTCCCAGGGTGGTACTTCTTAGGCTGGACAGCTTAGGGGTCAGAGGTCTGGATCCTGGAGTCGGACAGATCTGGGTTGGAATCTAAGTGTGCGAatttaggcctcagttttctcagttgtAAAACAGATATTGTGACTGGCACCTGCTTCCTACTATTGTTTTTGAGGATTGATAAGAGAATGCTCATAAAGCCAGAAGCACACGCAGTGCTTAATAAAGGGCAATAATTAAAGACAGATTGTTTTCTTGGGGAAGTCTAAAGAGGGACTGTCAGAAGTGGAGCTCTGGGGGAGGCCACGGGGCGAATGGGGGGCCTGGGAAGCAAGAGGGCGTGGAGTGGCTTTGCAGTCAGACCCACATTCAAATTCTGACTCCACCGCTTAAtgattgtgtgaccttggacaaattatttcaCCTCTCCGAGCCTCTGGTTCCCATGTGCACATGGGGAGGGTGAACATTGTGCAAGGATTCAGTAACGTCATGCATGGAAAGAGATTAATCCACTGTCTGTGACACAGTAGGTGGCCAATAGAGGTAGCTGTGTTAATCACCTAGGCAAGCCTTCCCAGATCCTGATTCCTTTCTGCTAGATCTTTCTCTTGATTTCATTCAAGACATCTCCACTATTTGTAATTATCCTGTTTGTTTTTACTACTTTTCTGTCTGTTACAAAACCGATACTTCCAGGAAGGCAGAGACTGCTTGTTTTGCTCACAGCTGTGTTTCCAGCATCTAGCGCTGTGCCTGGCACACGATAGAAGCCCGATGGTgcttaaagaatgaaaaagatgaatGGATTGGGGAAAGGCGCAGCGCATGCAGGAGTTTTGGAGGGGAGGTGAGGGAAAATAGAGACCTTTGAGGAGGAAATGACTTCAGGGAGGAAAGTATAGTGGCGATGGGGAGGGAGTTGGGTGGGGAAGTAGGCAAACCTTTGGTGGTGAGAAATTGGCTGGTTTCCAGAGGGAGATCCCAAGATTACtaatgggaaggaagaaggatggagcagggaggtggggaaCAGTGGGAGGAAGACAGGGGCTCTTGGAAAGGATTGGTGGGAGGGAAATTAGATGGGGGCTTCTCATTTGGCTGGGATCAGGGGTGCTGTGTCCTCTCAAGCATGGagcaggcatttaataaatgtttgtgggtCCCAGAGagtggagggcaggagggcacATTACATGGTGAGGGATGGTTTGGGGCGGTGGTGGTGAGAGAAGGCATGCGGGGGAGAGAGGCCCAGGACAAGGAGAGGGGTGTGTAGGGAAGCAGGAATCTTAAATGGGAGGGCAGCTGGATGGGAAAGGGAGAGGCGTAAGGATTTCAGGAATTTAGAGAGTGGGTGGATGTGGCTGAGAAGTGGAGGATGGTTATCTAAGGGAGGCTGGGCCTTTGGCCAGCATCCAGGTACCTGCAGGCGCTCACCTAACTCTGTGTGATTCTAGCCCTTTGGaattcctttaatatttattgaatgcatttTCTGTGTCAGGTACTTGCTAAGGACTTCTTGTGTGTTATTTCCTTTAGTCCTCACAAGTCTATGAGTTATAGGAGCTATTATTGCCAATTTATAGAAGTGGAAACTAAGCTTCAGAGAGATTATGTCAGTTGCCCCAAGGTGACAACAGCTGAGAAGCGTCAAAGTCAGGATTTGACTGTAGTGCTTGACTCATTACACCGTCTTTTGGAATAAGACTTCCCTATTGGCCAGTTCGGGAAGACTTTCAACTTGGCTGAGTCTCACTGCCCACTGGGGCCTCTTCACTATCCAGCCAGCCAGGGAGTGGTCAAGGGTCTCAGGTTCCTTCGAAGTATCCTGGGATCTGCCCAGGGTCATTGTTTAGGTCGCACGGCCATCGGCCATCGGGTGCTTTTTGGAAACCCGAGCTGCCTGCCCTAGATCAGGCAGATCAGCTTAATCCCTATTATAGCCTGAAGAACCTGGCGATTTGTGTATTGGTGTGCGGCTTAGAAGATCCCAAAGTGACTTGGAAAAGAGTGCCATAAAGAGCTAGTGTCCACCCCAACGCTTGTGATGCCTTTCGCTTGGCTCTGATAGTGAACACTGTGGCCTTGGGTACAGGACCACTCATTCCCTGAGGGAGTGCGCAGGCTGGTGGGGGAGACAGCCAAAGAGCCAGTGACTGTACAGTGTGACAAGTGCTGGAGTTGCGGTGGGCCCCGGGTTCTGGGGGAACCCTTTGTGGAAGCTTTCTGGGGGAAGGCAGCATCAGAGCAGAGTCTTCAAGAGGGAGCAGGAGCCACTGTGTGGGGCAGTGGGGTGTGGGGGCAGGACCAGGGTAGGGTCCTGCTGGAGGTCAGGGGAGGGCTGGTAGTTGTGGGAAACAAGCCTGGGGGTAGAACGGGGCTTGGGCTTCATCTGACATGTAGGGTGACCCACTGTCCCGGgtgcctgggactgaggggtttcccaggacATGGGACTTTCAGTGTGAAAACTGAGAAAGTCCTGGGCAACCAGTACAAAGTGGTCACCCTACCAGTGACAAGTGACCGTTCCTAATATACTGTTGCCCAGACCTAGGGCAGTGTGGGTAGAGAGGAAAGGTTAAGGtatttaaaagcatttagaattgataattttttttttggcacacAGAGAATCTGGGaaccctctcccttttttttaatagactttgtCTTCGAGAACAGTttgagatttacagaaaaattgagaagatagtacaAAGAGCTGGAAACCCTTTTTGAACCACTCCCAGCTTTCAAACTGGAAAGGAATTTTCCTGTTAGCTGGGGTTTTACTTTTGCTAAATAGTGGGAAACG
This region of Equus quagga isolate Etosha38 chromosome 7, UCLA_HA_Equagga_1.0, whole genome shotgun sequence genomic DNA includes:
- the DEXI gene encoding dexamethasone-induced protein, which translates into the protein MPGARVAAHLDALGPLVPYVPPPLLPSMFFVGLFFVNVLILYYAFLMEYIVLNVGLVFLPEDMDQALVDLGVLSDPGSGLYDADSELDVFDGYLE